The following are encoded together in the Nocardioides thalensis genome:
- a CDS encoding NAD-dependent epimerase/dehydratase family protein, with the protein MNQLHVVTGAGPVGSTVALQLADRGHQVRLLTRSGSGPDHPLVERRRVDVSRPDELDAAFAGAAAVYHCIHASAYDAAAWRRELPAAERVVLEAAGRAGAVVVFPESLYAFGVVDGPITEDTPRDAVGGKPGVRTDLLRARAASPTPTVSVVASDFYGPRVRTSHAGERVVPNVLKGKAIRVIGSPDLPHAFTYVPDLAAAMIKAAATPELWDTVLHAPTPAAPTQRELVAAFAAAAGVATPAVGRLPMGLMRAVGLVHRGTRELLEMSFQFTAPFVMDSSRSERLLGLAPTPIDVAAKETVAWWQTQ; encoded by the coding sequence ATGAACCAGCTCCACGTCGTCACCGGCGCCGGCCCCGTCGGCAGCACCGTCGCCCTCCAGCTCGCCGACCGGGGCCACCAGGTCCGGCTCCTCACCCGCAGCGGCAGCGGCCCCGACCACCCGCTCGTCGAGCGACGCCGCGTCGACGTCTCGCGGCCCGACGAGCTCGACGCGGCGTTCGCCGGCGCCGCCGCCGTCTACCACTGCATCCACGCCTCGGCGTACGACGCCGCGGCCTGGCGGCGCGAGCTGCCCGCCGCCGAGCGGGTCGTCCTCGAGGCCGCGGGCCGCGCGGGCGCGGTGGTCGTGTTCCCCGAGAGCCTCTACGCCTTCGGCGTCGTCGACGGGCCGATCACCGAGGACACACCGCGCGACGCCGTCGGCGGCAAGCCGGGCGTCCGCACCGACCTGCTCCGCGCCCGGGCGGCGTCGCCGACGCCGACGGTGAGCGTCGTGGCGTCGGACTTCTACGGCCCGCGGGTCCGCACCTCGCACGCTGGCGAGCGGGTCGTGCCCAACGTGCTGAAGGGCAAGGCCATCCGGGTGATCGGCAGCCCCGACCTCCCCCACGCGTTCACCTACGTGCCCGACCTGGCCGCCGCGATGATCAAGGCCGCCGCCACTCCGGAGCTGTGGGACACCGTGCTCCACGCCCCGACCCCCGCCGCACCGACCCAGCGGGAGCTCGTCGCCGCGTTCGCGGCCGCGGCCGGAGTGGCGACGCCCGCCGTCGGCAGGCTGCCGATGGGCCTGATGCGGGCCGTCGGCCTGGTGCACCGCGGCACCCGCGAGCTGCTCGAGATGAGCTTCCAGTTCACGGCGCCGTTCGTCATGGACTCCTCGCGCAGCGAGCGGCTGCTCGGGCTCGCCCCGACGCCGATCGACGTCGCCGCGAAGGAGACGGTCGCGTGGTGGCAGACGCAGTGA
- a CDS encoding TetR/AcrR family transcriptional regulator — MAGRRSDSDARETRRLVLRRAADIASVEGLGGVTIGRLATDLGMSKAGVIGQFGSKEALQLATIDLAAGMFREAVWAPVEEEAPGLPRLLAICRSWVAYLGDPPFPGGCFLALTSMEYGAQAGPVHDALVTVLGRWRRTLLRDIRQAIDDGDLPAGTDAEQVAFVLEALADGTKRARQLHGDIDVARRCLSAMHATLGAAPVESATTG, encoded by the coding sequence ATGGCTGGCCGTCGCTCCGACTCCGATGCTCGTGAGACCCGACGCCTGGTCCTGCGCCGGGCCGCCGACATCGCCTCGGTCGAGGGCCTGGGCGGCGTCACGATCGGCCGGCTCGCGACCGACCTCGGGATGAGCAAGGCCGGGGTCATCGGCCAGTTCGGCTCGAAGGAGGCGCTCCAGCTGGCGACGATCGACCTGGCGGCCGGGATGTTCCGCGAGGCGGTCTGGGCGCCGGTCGAGGAGGAGGCGCCGGGCCTCCCGCGCCTGCTCGCGATCTGCCGGAGCTGGGTCGCCTACCTGGGCGACCCGCCGTTCCCCGGCGGCTGCTTCCTCGCGCTGACGAGCATGGAGTACGGCGCGCAGGCGGGGCCGGTGCACGACGCGCTCGTCACCGTCCTGGGCCGCTGGCGCCGTACCCTCCTGCGCGACATCCGGCAGGCGATCGACGACGGTGACCTGCCCGCCGGCACCGACGCGGAGCAGGTCGCGTTCGTGCTCGAGGCGCTCGCCGACGGCACCAAGCGGGCCCGGCAGCTGCACGGCGACATCGACGTGGCGCGGCGCTGCCTCTCCGCGATGCACGCCACGCTGGGCGCGGCGCCGGTGGAGTCAGCGACCACCGGCTGA
- a CDS encoding MFS transporter codes for MTSSSLTAPPPAATGSRARTALLLASGGTFLSFLDATVTNLAVPPIGAEFDLSITSLAWVVTAYAIPFAALLAPAGAIADAVGRVRLYLGGLTLFTIASLVATVAPSFEVLVGARAAQGVGAALLVPASLGLLLAEIPAERRQAAIGAWSAVGALAAGIGPVLGGVGVEWFDWRVLFVVNVPVGLALLWVGRSMVAGETRGGRAPELLGSLLLAAAVAAAVYAVTEGPERDWDGYVWAWVGVAVVALLAVVARSRRHERPALRLDLLRGRTFATATGVSVAYGAVLYGTMLLGVLLLTGLWGYSALEAGAGMTPCAIVVAVVGIGLGRLPRKPAARTLIVSGLVLISLSTGIIALALSSTPAFWTLWVPTGVVLGVGIGLATVGISSAAALSVQPVHFAAATGLVMAARQVGGALGVAGLAVVLASAAPGPDAYSWIYLAAAVVPLLAALAALGIRTATPPASPSAA; via the coding sequence ATGACCTCCTCGTCCCTCACCGCGCCGCCCCCGGCCGCCACCGGGAGCCGGGCCCGGACCGCGCTCCTGCTCGCCTCGGGCGGCACCTTCCTCAGCTTCCTCGACGCCACCGTCACCAACCTCGCCGTGCCGCCGATCGGAGCGGAGTTCGACCTGAGCATCACCAGCCTCGCGTGGGTGGTGACGGCGTACGCCATCCCGTTCGCGGCGCTGCTCGCGCCCGCCGGCGCGATCGCGGACGCGGTCGGCCGGGTGCGGCTCTACCTCGGCGGCCTCACCCTCTTCACGATCGCCTCGCTCGTCGCGACCGTCGCGCCGAGCTTCGAGGTGCTGGTCGGGGCGCGAGCGGCGCAGGGCGTCGGCGCGGCGCTGCTGGTGCCGGCCTCGCTCGGCCTCCTGCTGGCCGAGATCCCGGCCGAGCGACGGCAGGCGGCGATCGGGGCGTGGAGCGCGGTCGGCGCCCTCGCCGCCGGCATCGGCCCGGTGCTGGGCGGCGTCGGCGTCGAGTGGTTCGACTGGCGGGTGCTGTTCGTCGTCAACGTGCCCGTCGGGCTCGCACTCCTGTGGGTGGGTCGCAGCATGGTCGCCGGCGAGACCCGCGGTGGCCGGGCACCCGAGCTGCTCGGCAGCCTGCTGCTCGCGGCCGCCGTCGCGGCAGCGGTCTATGCCGTCACCGAGGGCCCCGAGCGCGACTGGGACGGCTACGTCTGGGCCTGGGTCGGCGTCGCCGTGGTGGCGCTGCTCGCGGTCGTGGCCCGGTCCCGCCGGCACGAGCGGCCCGCGCTGCGGCTCGACCTCCTCCGCGGGCGGACGTTCGCGACCGCGACCGGCGTCTCCGTCGCGTACGGCGCGGTGCTGTACGGGACGATGCTCCTCGGCGTCCTCCTGCTCACCGGCCTGTGGGGCTACTCGGCGCTCGAGGCCGGCGCGGGGATGACGCCGTGCGCCATCGTGGTCGCCGTCGTCGGGATCGGCCTCGGCCGGCTCCCGCGCAAGCCCGCGGCGCGCACCCTGATCGTCTCCGGGCTGGTCCTGATCAGCCTGAGCACCGGCATCATCGCGCTGGCCCTCTCGTCGACCCCGGCGTTCTGGACGCTCTGGGTGCCGACCGGAGTGGTCCTCGGCGTCGGGATCGGGCTCGCGACCGTCGGCATCTCCAGCGCGGCCGCCCTGTCGGTGCAGCCGGTCCACTTCGCCGCCGCGACCGGGCTGGTCATGGCGGCCCGGCAGGTCGGCGGCGCCCTCGGCGTCGCCGGGCTGGCGGTGGTGCTCGCCAGCGCGGCCCCCGGCCCCGACGCCTACTCGTGGATCTACCTCGCCGCCGCCGTCGTACCGCTCCTCGCGGCCCTGGCCGCGCTCGGCATCCGCACGGCCACCCCACCGGCCTCCCCCTCCGCGGCGTAG
- a CDS encoding type II toxin-antitoxin system PemK/MazF family toxin: MSDYRPEADGQPDPGEVCWAWVPYEDDPAQGKDRPVLVIAEARDADGAVVLDCLVLTSQDHDRDAEQEARAGRHWMDVGSGGWDSSGRPSEVRLDRLVRLRADEVRREGAALDEAIFNAVLEARAAYL; encoded by the coding sequence GTGAGCGATTACCGCCCCGAGGCCGACGGACAGCCCGACCCCGGCGAGGTGTGCTGGGCCTGGGTCCCCTACGAGGACGACCCCGCGCAGGGCAAGGACCGGCCGGTGCTGGTGATCGCCGAGGCCCGCGACGCCGACGGCGCGGTGGTGCTCGACTGCCTGGTGCTGACCAGCCAGGACCACGACCGCGACGCCGAGCAGGAGGCCCGAGCGGGCCGGCACTGGATGGACGTCGGCAGCGGCGGCTGGGACTCCTCGGGCCGGCCGAGCGAGGTCCGGCTCGACCGCTTGGTGCGGCTCCGGGCCGACGAGGTACGCCGCGAGGGCGCCGCGCTGGACGAGGCCATCTTCAACGCGGTGCTCGAGGCGCGCGCGGCGTACCTCTGA